Proteins co-encoded in one Candidatus Acidiferrales bacterium genomic window:
- the lptF gene encoding LPS export ABC transporter permease LptF: MNTAHARCLSNAVRPLVLEWPRAPMRILDRYISREVVSHALLGLAVFTFVFFVPQLVQLMGLIVQHAGTAGQTITLFLCSLPPVLIFTLPMSMLVGVLIGLGRFSADSEIVALNASGVGLRRLLVPIGAVALATTIVSFAITLWLGPLSLQKLRTLEYQLRTSQASLAIQPRVFDERFPHYVLYVRDVSASGAQWRGVFVAESNSSAGSKVTLAKDAIVVADSKQGKLTLHFDDVSTHEYDPDDPERYDLSTSAEQATDLPLTSPAATSQGARSLSIREQSLHDLLVAKGAARRDARVELQQRLAFPAACLFFALLGIPVGVRPRRGGRASGFIVTILLICAYYLVFVAGVHFAQQGSISPFLGVWAPNIATLLVAIWFFRRIEQIRPEARWLEHVRRILPHRARKQAGPSVFAAAEKSSAATASVTSNGRLEKRQDARDRMNYSTGAFPLILDLYVLRTFFFWLVVMLAGFMVLFDAFTLFDLLGDIARNHIAVFIVMDYFFHLLPMMVYQLLPLAALVATLVTLGLMAKNNEVTACKASGVSMFRLAIPLLLTGLLLTACMFLLDDTFLPYANQRQDALHDQIKGRPAQTYFQPAHQWIFGEHNDIYNYQFFDPDNNLFGGLNVFELDPTTFQVRQRIFAQRAKWEPTLKTWVLESGWIREFNNSTVSAYTPFRVDSLPDISEPPTYFKREVFQYYQMNWSQLGNYIRSLHKAGFDTARLSVEWHKKFAFPLITPIIMFVAIPFAFLVGTRGATGGLALAVGIGIVYWAAAALFEAMGAVGQLPPLVAGWAPDAIFAFVGLYFFLKMPT, encoded by the coding sequence GTGAACACGGCTCATGCGAGATGTCTTTCCAATGCCGTCCGGCCGCTCGTGCTAGAATGGCCCCGCGCACCGATGCGCATCCTCGATCGATACATTAGCCGTGAAGTCGTCTCGCACGCCTTGCTGGGGCTGGCCGTTTTCACATTCGTTTTTTTCGTGCCACAGCTTGTGCAATTGATGGGATTGATTGTGCAGCACGCAGGCACGGCGGGACAAACCATCACTCTGTTTCTCTGCTCGCTGCCGCCGGTCCTGATTTTTACGCTGCCGATGTCCATGCTGGTCGGCGTACTGATCGGACTCGGAAGATTTTCCGCCGATAGCGAAATCGTAGCGCTAAATGCCAGCGGCGTGGGACTGCGGCGGTTGCTGGTGCCGATCGGCGCAGTGGCGCTGGCGACGACGATTGTCAGTTTCGCGATCACACTTTGGCTCGGGCCGCTTTCCCTGCAAAAATTGCGCACGCTCGAATATCAGCTTCGAACCTCGCAAGCATCGCTCGCCATTCAGCCGCGCGTTTTCGACGAACGCTTTCCCCACTACGTTCTGTACGTTCGGGACGTCAGCGCTTCCGGCGCACAATGGCGCGGCGTCTTCGTGGCGGAGTCAAATTCCTCAGCGGGCTCGAAGGTGACCCTGGCAAAGGACGCCATTGTAGTCGCCGATTCCAAGCAGGGCAAGCTCACACTGCACTTTGATGACGTTTCCACACACGAATACGATCCGGATGATCCCGAGCGCTACGACCTTTCGACTTCTGCGGAACAAGCGACGGACCTGCCGCTCACCTCGCCGGCCGCGACGTCGCAAGGCGCGCGAAGCCTATCCATCAGAGAGCAATCGCTGCACGACCTGCTCGTCGCTAAGGGAGCCGCCCGGCGAGATGCGCGCGTGGAGTTGCAGCAGCGGCTTGCGTTTCCGGCTGCATGTCTGTTTTTTGCACTACTCGGAATCCCCGTGGGAGTGCGGCCACGACGCGGCGGGCGCGCCAGCGGTTTCATTGTGACGATTTTACTGATCTGCGCCTACTACCTTGTCTTCGTTGCAGGCGTGCATTTCGCGCAGCAAGGTTCGATATCGCCGTTCCTCGGCGTTTGGGCGCCGAACATTGCCACTCTTTTGGTTGCCATTTGGTTTTTCCGGCGCATCGAGCAGATTCGACCCGAAGCGCGATGGCTGGAGCACGTGAGAAGAATTTTGCCGCACAGAGCGCGAAAGCAAGCTGGCCCTTCCGTGTTCGCGGCAGCGGAAAAGAGCTCGGCGGCGACGGCCAGCGTAACGTCCAATGGACGCCTTGAAAAGCGACAGGACGCGCGAGATCGGATGAACTATTCCACCGGCGCGTTTCCATTGATCCTCGATCTCTACGTCCTTCGCACGTTTTTTTTCTGGCTGGTGGTGATGCTGGCCGGCTTTATGGTCTTGTTCGACGCCTTCACGTTATTTGACCTACTCGGCGACATCGCGCGCAATCACATCGCCGTTTTCATCGTGATGGATTATTTTTTCCATCTTTTGCCGATGATGGTCTATCAACTCCTGCCTCTGGCCGCGCTCGTGGCCACGCTCGTGACGCTTGGACTGATGGCGAAGAACAACGAAGTGACGGCTTGCAAGGCCTCCGGCGTGAGCATGTTCCGGCTGGCGATACCCCTGTTGCTTACTGGCCTGCTGTTGACCGCGTGCATGTTCCTGCTCGATGACACATTTCTTCCATACGCAAATCAGCGGCAGGACGCTCTTCACGATCAGATCAAGGGCCGCCCGGCGCAAACCTATTTCCAGCCGGCACACCAATGGATCTTTGGCGAACACAACGACATTTATAATTACCAATTCTTCGACCCTGACAATAACCTTTTCGGCGGGTTGAATGTGTTTGAACTCGATCCCACGACATTTCAAGTGCGCCAGCGCATTTTCGCACAGCGAGCTAAATGGGAACCGACGCTGAAGACGTGGGTCCTGGAGAGCGGCTGGATTCGAGAGTTCAATAATTCAACGGTGAGCGCCTACACGCCCTTTCGTGTCGATTCCCTGCCGGACATTTCGGAACCGCCCACGTATTTCAAGCGCGAAGTTTTTCAGTATTACCAGATGAATTGGAGCCAGTTGGGAAATTACATTCGCAGCTTGCACAAGGCTGGGTTTGACACGGCGCGATTGTCGGTGGAATGGCATAAGAAATTTGCGTTTCCGCTGATTACGCCGATCATCATGTTCGTCGCAATTCCGTTTGCATTTCTGGTAGGGACGCGCGGAGCTACGGGAGGCCTGGCGCTTGCGGTGGGAATTGGAATCGTTTATTGGGCAGCGGCGGCGTTGTTTGAGGCGATGGGCGCCGTAGGGCAATTACCGCCGCTGGTCGCGGGATGGGCGCCGGATGCGATCTTTGCATTCGTTGGGCTTTACTTCTTCCTGAAGATGCCAACGTAA
- a CDS encoding glycoside hydrolase family 57 protein, which translates to MSRVHLVLLWHMHQPLYRDPTTNRYILPWTRLHALKDYWGMVESLREFPNFHATFNIVPSMAEQIEEYASGIFNDPWVDTAFKPAAELSKINKEEILGRAFQVNHENLMGRWSRFVNLFQWSQKLGRERTLAEFNIRDWCDLQLLSQLAWMDEEYLALDPVVSELARRGENFTEEDKQKLYAKQAELLRRVLPAYREFAERGQIEISTTPFFHPILPLLCDSRIARVANPHSPELAPPFRFPQDAHEQLLRARRYHETRFGRLPEGLWPSEGSVSDEVLAIAAEMGFRWFATDEGILGRTRNIGFWRDEGGVPENAHELYSPWRFKFGDKEIAGFFRDHYLSDLIGFVYSRMGANDAAADFHRRLRIIGEKTSGDKPATVSVILDGENAWEYYRGGGREFLKQLYKKISEDPEIRALTASEAIAAGEIGTLEGIFPGSWIDANFDIWTGSSEDIRAWELLRDARQAYAEAEAASHAAAPAAAVAPNLAAAYDSLLAAEGSDWCWWYGPEHGSENDREFDELYRKHLTQVYAALGREAPRALAEPIKKIGVAPQAAPPTDWLHVFIDGRVSSYFEWLGAGQFGAARRGASMHGQPYVLGELLFGFNEEWLFVRLDPTREGFEQLANCEFRFIFQAGCEIEVSLKLGEGKLVSAIAEKDTAEISPDSAKYAAAIGKVIEVGVAKELFSLRGQQSVLLSVSLWRGGLPIELLPPEGSIEIRLGEENFAWPVEPS; encoded by the coding sequence ATGAGCCGTGTTCACCTCGTCCTCCTCTGGCACATGCACCAGCCGCTTTACCGCGACCCCACAACCAATCGATACATCCTCCCGTGGACTCGGTTGCATGCGTTGAAAGATTATTGGGGTATGGTGGAAAGCCTTCGTGAATTTCCCAACTTTCATGCGACCTTCAACATTGTGCCTTCCATGGCCGAACAAATCGAGGAATACGCCAGCGGCATATTCAACGACCCCTGGGTCGACACGGCGTTCAAGCCGGCGGCCGAACTGAGCAAAATCAATAAGGAAGAAATCCTCGGCCGCGCTTTTCAGGTAAATCACGAAAACCTGATGGGCCGCTGGTCGCGATTCGTAAATTTGTTCCAGTGGTCGCAAAAGCTTGGCCGGGAGCGCACGCTCGCAGAATTCAACATCCGCGACTGGTGTGACTTGCAATTGCTCTCGCAGCTTGCCTGGATGGACGAAGAATATCTCGCGCTGGATCCCGTCGTTTCCGAACTCGCGCGCCGCGGAGAAAATTTCACTGAAGAAGACAAACAGAAGCTTTACGCCAAACAGGCGGAATTGTTGCGAAGGGTTTTGCCCGCGTACCGTGAGTTTGCCGAGCGAGGCCAAATCGAAATTTCAACGACGCCGTTTTTCCATCCCATTCTTCCGCTGCTCTGCGATTCGCGAATCGCGCGTGTCGCTAACCCGCATTCACCGGAACTCGCTCCGCCCTTTCGTTTCCCGCAGGATGCGCATGAGCAATTGCTTCGCGCTCGCCGGTACCATGAAACGCGATTCGGTCGCCTTCCTGAAGGCCTCTGGCCCTCCGAAGGCTCTGTTTCCGATGAAGTACTCGCCATCGCCGCCGAAATGGGTTTCCGCTGGTTCGCCACGGATGAGGGAATCCTTGGCCGTACGCGAAATATCGGTTTTTGGCGCGACGAAGGCGGCGTGCCGGAAAATGCCCACGAACTCTATTCGCCGTGGCGATTTAAGTTCGGCGACAAGGAAATTGCCGGATTTTTCCGCGACCATTATCTTTCCGACCTCATCGGCTTTGTCTATTCCCGTATGGGCGCCAATGACGCGGCGGCGGATTTTCATCGCCGCCTTCGCATCATCGGCGAAAAGACTTCGGGCGACAAACCCGCGACGGTGTCGGTGATTCTCGACGGGGAAAACGCCTGGGAATACTATCGCGGCGGCGGCCGCGAGTTTTTGAAGCAGTTGTACAAAAAAATCTCCGAAGACCCCGAGATTCGCGCGCTCACGGCGTCGGAAGCCATCGCGGCAGGCGAAATCGGCACTCTCGAAGGAATTTTCCCCGGCTCGTGGATCGATGCGAATTTCGATATCTGGACCGGTTCTTCTGAGGATATTCGTGCCTGGGAGCTTTTGCGCGATGCGCGCCAGGCCTATGCCGAGGCGGAAGCGGCAAGCCACGCTGCTGCACCGGCCGCCGCGGTCGCGCCGAATCTTGCCGCTGCGTATGACTCCTTGCTCGCTGCCGAAGGGAGCGACTGGTGCTGGTGGTACGGGCCGGAGCACGGCTCGGAGAACGATCGTGAGTTCGACGAACTCTATCGCAAGCACCTGACGCAAGTTTACGCCGCTCTCGGCCGCGAAGCGCCGCGCGCATTGGCCGAGCCCATCAAGAAAATCGGCGTGGCGCCCCAGGCCGCGCCGCCGACGGACTGGCTCCATGTTTTCATCGACGGACGCGTAAGCTCCTATTTCGAGTGGCTCGGTGCCGGACAGTTCGGCGCAGCGCGACGCGGCGCCTCGATGCACGGCCAGCCGTATGTCCTCGGCGAACTCCTCTTTGGCTTCAATGAAGAATGGCTATTCGTGCGCCTCGACCCGACGCGCGAAGGATTCGAACAGCTTGCGAATTGCGAGTTTCGGTTCATCTTCCAGGCGGGTTGCGAAATCGAGGTTTCTCTTAAGCTTGGCGAAGGCAAGCTTGTGAGTGCCATAGCCGAAAAAGACACTGCCGAAATCTCGCCTGATTCGGCTAAATATGCCGCGGCAATCGGCAAAGTCATCGAAGTCGGCGTTGCCAAGGAACTTTTTTCTCTTCGAGGGCAGCAGTCCGTCCTCTTGAGCGTCTCTTTGTGGCGCGGTGGCCTTCCCATCGAACTGCTTCCGCCGGAAGGCTCGATTGAAATCCGCCTAGGAGAAGAGAATTTCGCATGGCCAGTCGAACCGTCCTAA